GACCCTGGGGCGGTCCATGCCGGAAAAGCGTGGGGCCGAGGCGCGGCGCGAGGATTTCGACGAGATCTATGCCGACTTCACCCCCGACAAGGCGGCCGACCAGGCCAGCCGCTGCTCGCAATGCGGCGTGCCCTTCTGCCAGGTGCATTGCCCGGTCCATAACAATATTCCCGACTGGCTGAAGCTCGCGGCCGAGGGGCGGCTGGAGGAGGCCTACGAGATTTCCTCCTCGACCAACAATTTCCCCGAGATCTGCGGGCGCATCTGCCCGCAGGACCGGCTCTGCGAAGGCAATTGCGTCATCGAGCAGGCGGGCCACGGCACCGTCACCATCGGCGCCATCGAGAAATTCATCACCGACACCGCCTGGGAGAAGGGCTGGGTCAAGCCGGTCAGGGCGCGCCGGCAGCGCCGCCAGACGGTCGGCATCGTCGGCGCGGGGCCGGCCGGCCTCGCCGCCGCCGAGGAGCTGCGCCGCCAGGGCTATCAGGTGACGATCTATGACCGCTACGACCGGGCGGGCGGCCTGCTGATCTATGGCATTCCCAATTTCAAGCTCGAGAAGGACGTGGTGCAGCGCCGCGCGGCCCTGCTGGTCGCGGAGGGCGTCACCTTCAAGCTCAATTTCGAGGTCGGCCGCGACGCCTCGCTCGAGGAGTTGCGCCGGCGCCATGATGCGATCCTGATCGCCTGCGGCGTCTACAAGGCGCGCGACATCCAGGCGCCGGGCGTCGGCCTCGGCCAGATCGTGCCGGCGCTCGACTATCTGACCGCCAGCAACCGCACCTCGCTCGGCGACCATGTGCCGGCCTTCGCGGAAGGCACGCTCGATGCGCGCGGCAAGAATGTCGTGGTGATCGGCGGCGGCGACACGGCGATGGATTGCGTTCGCACCGCGGTGCGCCAGGGCGCGCTCTCGGTCAAATGCCTCTATCGCCGCGACCGCGCCAACATGCCGGGCTCGCAGCGCGAGGTGGCGCATGCCGAGGAAGAAGGCGTGGAGTTCGTCTGGCTGGCGCAGCCGGAAGCCTTTGTCGGCGGCGCGCAGAATCGCGTGACGGGCGTGCGCGCCCAGCGCATCCATCTCGGCATCGCCGACGCCACCGGCCGCCAGCAGCCGCGCCCGATCGAAGGCTCGCATTTCCAGATCCCGGCCGATCTCGCGATCAAGGCGCTGGGCTTCGATCCGGAAGACCTGCCGCGGGCGATGGGCGCGCCCGAGCTCGAGGTCACGCGCTGGGGCTCGGTCAAGCTCGACTGGAAGCGCATGGCGACCAATCTCGATGGCGTGTTCGCGGCGGGCGACGTGGTGCGCGGCGCCTCCCTCGTGGTCTGGGCGATCCGCGACGGGCGCGACGCGGCCGCCGCGATCCAGCGCTATCTGGTCGCCAAGGAAACCGGCCTCAGCGCCACGGCCGCGGAATAGGGGAGCGACGGCGATGTTGCGTCTCTACGATTTCCTCGACTCCGGCAATGGCTACAAGGTGCGCCTCGTGCTGCGCACGCTGGGGATTCCGTTCGAGCTGATCGAATGCGACATCCTCAAGGGCGAGACCCGCACGCCCGACTTCCTCAAGCGCAACCCCAACGGCCGCATCCCGACGCTCGAGCTCGAGGATGGCAGCTTCCTCGCGGAATCGAACGCCATCGCCTGGTATCTGGCCGAGGGCACCGACCTGGCGCCCGCGTCCCGGCTCGACCGCGCCCGCACGCTGCAATGGATGTTCTTCGAGCAATATAGCCACGAGCCCTATGTCGCGGTCTTGCGCGCCTGGAAGCATGTGGGTTTCGGCCTGACGCCCGATCGCGAGCAGCAGGTGCCGGAGAAGCTGGCCAAGGGCAATGCCGCGCTCGCCGTGATGGAGCAGCATCTGGCGCGCCAGCCCTGGTTCGTGGGCGGCCGCTTCGGCCTCGCCGACATCGCGCTCTTCGCCTACACCCATGTCGCCCATGAGGGCGGCTTCGACATGAAGCCCTATCCCGCGATCCGCAACTGGATCGACCGCATCGCGGCCATGCCGCGCCATGTGCCGATCACCTGGAAGCCCGCCAAGGTGGCGTGACTCCTTCTCGCCCCAGCTCCGACCCTGACGGCCTTCCCTGTTCCGAGGACTTGCCGATGACCGACCAGACCCACTCCGGCGAAGATTTCATCGAGCGATGGCGCGCCAATGCCGCGCATCTGGCCGAGCAGGGTCTCTACGATCCGGCCGAGGAGCATGATGCCTGCGGCGTCGGCCTGATCGCCGCCATCGACGGCAAGCCGCGCCGGGCGGTGGTCGAGGCCGGCATTGCCGCTCTCAAGTCTGTTTGGCACAGAGGTGCGGTCGACGCCGACGGGAAGACCGGCGACGGGGCGGGCATCCATCTCCAGATCCCGCAGGAATTCTTCAAGGACCATATCCGCGGCTCGGGCAATGTCGTCGGGCCGGGGCGGCTCGGCGTCGGCATGGTGTTCCTGCCGCGCACCGATCTCGGCGGCCAGGAGCGCTGCCGCGTCATCGTCGAGCGCGAGATCCTGGGCTATGGCTACACCATCTATGGCTGGCGCCAGGTCCCGGTGAATATCGAGATCATCGGCGAGAAGGCCAACGCGACGCGTCCCGAGATCGAGCAGATCCTCGTCTGCAACAACCACGGCAAGGACGAGGAAGCCTTCGAGAACGATCTCTACATCATCCGCCGCCGCATCGAGAAGGCGGCGCTCGAGGAGAGCATCAAGGAGCTCTATATCTGCTCGCTCTCCTGCCGCTCGGTCATCTACAAGGGCATGTTCCTCGCAGAGCAGCTGACCGCGTTCTATCCCGACCTGCTCGACCAGCGTTTCGTTTCGAATTTCGCGATCTATCACCAGCGCTATTCGACCAACACCTTCCCGACCTGGCATCTGGCGCAGCCCTTCCGCGTGATCGCGCATAACGGCGAGATCAACACGCTCAAGGGCAACGTCAACTGGATGAAGGCGCACGAGACCCGCATGGCCGCGGCCGCCTACGGCGACCATATGCCGGAGATCAAGCCGATCATCCAGCCGGGCGGCTCGGACTCGGCCTGCCTCGATAATGTGTTCGAGGCGATGGTGGGCGTGGGCCGCACCTTGCCGATGGTGAAATGCCTGCTCATCCCCGATAGCTGGGCCGGCCGCGTGACGATGCCGGAATCGCACCGCGACTTTTACAGCTACTGCAACTCGGTCATGGAGCCCTGGGACGGGCCGGCCGCGCTCTGCGGCGTGGGCGGCAACTGGGTGGTGGCGGCGATGGACCGCAACGGCCTGCGGCCGCTGCGCTATGCGCTGACCGAGGACGGGATGCTGGTGGCGGGCTCCGAAACCGGCATGGTGCGGCTCGACGAATCCAAGATCGTGCGCAAGGGCCGGCTGGGGCCGGGCCAGATGATCGCGATCGACCTCAAGGCCGGCAAGTTCTACGGCCATGACGAGATCATCGACAAGCTGGTGAGCGGCGCCTCCTTCTCGGAGTGGGTCGAAAACATCTCCGTCATCGACGATCTCCTGAAGGCCAAGCCCGGCAACCCGGCGCATTTCGAGAAGGAAGAGCTGCGCCGCCGCCAGCTCTCGGCCGGCCTCTCGATCGAGGATCTGGAGCTGGTGCTCCACCCGATGGTGGAGGACGCCAAGGAGCCGGTGGGCTCGATGGGCGACGACACGCCCTTGGCCGTGCTCTCCGAGCGCTATCGCGGCCTGCATCATTATTTCCGGCAGAATTTCAGCCAGGTCACCAACCCGCCGATCGACTCTTTGCGCGAAAGCCGGGTGATGACCCTCAAAACCCGGCTCGGCAATCTCGGCAACATCCTGGACCAGGACGAGAGCCAGTGCCGCCTGCTGCAGCTCGAATCGCCGGTCCTGCTGACGGCCGAGTTCGAGGCGATGCGCGCCTATATGGGATCGAGCGCGGTCGAGGTGGACTGCACCTTCCCGGTCGGCGCACCGGGCGAGAACAACGAGCATGCTCTGCGCGATGCGCTGGCGCTCATCCGCCGCCAGGCCGAGGACGGCGTGCGCGGCGGCGCCGTGCATGTGATCCTGTCGGACGAGAAGGCGGGGCCGGGCCGGGTCGCGATCCCGATGATCCTGGCGACGGGTGCCGTCCATACCCATCTCCACCGCCAGCAGCTCCGCACCTTCACCTCGCTCAATGTGCGCTCGGGCCAGTGCATCGACGTGCATCATTTCGCGGTGCTGATCGGGGTCGGCGCCACCACGATCAACGCCTATCTGGCCGAGGCCTCGATCGCCGACCGCCATCGCCGCGGCCTCTTCGCCGGCCGGAGCCTCGAAGAGGGCCTCGCCCGCTTCAAGGAGGCGGTCGATCAGGGCCTGCTCAAGGTGATGTCGAAGATGGGCATCGCCGTCATCAGCTCCTATCGCGGCGGCGGCAATTTCGAGGCCTTGGGCCTGTCGCGCACGCTGGTGGCCGAGTTCTTCCCCGACATGCCCTCGCGGCTTTCGGGCATCGGGCTGCCCGGCATCCAGCAGAAGCTGATGGAGCTGCACGAGCGCGCCTGGCGCGAGGATGTGACGGCGCTCCCCGTGGGCGGCTTCTATCGCTACCGCCGCTCGGGCGACGCCCATGCCTGGGAGGCGGGGCTGATCCACACGCTGCAGAGCGCAGTCGCGTCCGAATCCTACCAGACCTACAAGCGCTATTCGGAAGGCGTGGAACGGTTGCCGCCGGTCGCCCTGCGCGATCTCCTGGGTTTCCGCGAGGGAAGGACGGGGATCTCGATCGACGAGGTCGAATCCATCACCGAGATCCGCAAGCGCTTCGTGACGCCGGGCATGTCCCTGGGCGCGCTCTCGCCCGAGGCCCATGGCACGCTCAACGTCGCCATGAACCGCATCGGCGCCAAATCGGATTCGGGCGAGGGCGGCGAGGATCCGGAGCGCTTCCGGCCGCGGCCCAACGGCGACAATTTCAACTCGGCCATCAAGCAGATCGCCTCGGGGCGCTTTGGCGTCACGGCCGAGTATCTCAACAATTGCCGCGAGATCGAGATCAAGGTCGCGCAGGGCGCCAAGCCCGGCGAGGGCGGCCAGCTCCCGGCCTTCAAGGTCACAGTCGAGATCGCGAAGCTGCGCCACGCCACGGCGGGCGTCTCGCTGATCTCGCCGCCGCCCCATCACGACATATATTCGATCGAGGATCTGGCGCAGCTCATCTATGACCTGAAGCAGATCAACCCCGACGCCAAGGTCGGCGTGAAGCTGGTGGCGCGCTCCGGCATCGGCACCATCGCGGCCGGCGTCGCCAAGGCCAAGGCCGACGTGATCCTGATCTCGGGCCATGTCGGCGGCACCGGCGCCTCGCCCTTGTCCTCGATCAAGTTCGCAGGCGTGCCCTGGGAGATGGGCCTCTCCGAGACGCACCAGGTGCTGACGCTCAACCGTCTGCGCCATCGCGTGAAGCTCCGGACCGACGGCGGCATCAAGACCGGCCGCGACGTGGTGATCGCGGCCATGCTGGGGGCGGAGGAGTTCGGCATCGGCACGGCCTCGCTGGTGGCGATGGGCTGCATCATGGTGCGGCAATGCCATTCCAACACTTGCCCGGTCGGCGTCTGCACGCAAGACCCGGCGCTCAGGGCCAAATTCACCGGCACGGCGGAGAAGGTTGTCAATCTCTTCAGCTTCATCGCCGAGGAGGTGCGCGAGATCCTGTCCTCGCTGGGATTCCGCAAGCTCGACGAGGTGATCGGCCGCACCGATTTGCTGCGCCAGGTGAGCCGCGGCTCGGCGGCGCTCGACGATCTCGACTTCAACCCGCTGCTGGCGCGCGCCGACCCCGGCGACTATCCGCGTTACTGCACGCTCGAAGGCCGCAACGAGGTGCCGGACACGCTCGACAAGCAGATGATCGCCGATGCGCGCGCCCTGTTCGATGACGGCGAGAAGATGCAGCTGCAATACAACGTCCGCAACACGCAGCGCGCGATCGGCACCCGCTTCTCCTCGCTGGTCACGCGCCGCTTCGGCATGGCGGGCCTGAAGCCCGGCCATGTCACGGTGCGGCTACGCGGCTCGGCCGGCCAGTCGCTCGGCGCCTTCGCGGTCCAGGGCCTCAAGCTCGAGGTGCTGGGCGACGCCAACGACTATGTCGGCAAAGGCCTGTCGGGCGCCACCATCGTTGTGCGGCCGCTGCCCTCGAGCCCGCTGGTGACGAACGAGAACGCGATCATCGGCAACACGGTCCTCTACGGCGCCACGGCCGGCAAGCTGTTCGCGGCCGGCACGGCGGGCGAGCGCTTCGCCGTGCGCAATTCGGGGGCCGAAACCGTCGTCGAGGGCTGCGGCTCCAACGGCTGCGAATATATGACCGGCGGCACGGCGGTGATCCTCGGGCCCGTCGGCGACAATTTCGCGGCGGGCATGACCGGCGGCATGGCCTTCGTCTACGACCCGGAGGCGCATCTGCCGAGTCGGATAAACGCCGACAGCGTGCTGTTCCAGCGGCTGGGCTCGAGCTACTGGGAAGCCCATCTCAAGGGGCTGGTCGAGGAGCATGTCCGCGAAACCCAATCGCGCTTCGCCATGAGCCTGCTGAACGACTGGCATCTCGAGCGCGACGGCTTCTGGCAGGTGGTGCCGAAGGAGATGGTGGCCCTGCTGCCGCATCCGCTGGTGGACCAGGCCGCGGCGATGCGGGCGTAAGAGCGAAGTTCGGCTTCGCTAAATCTTTCCCCTCCGCCCGCAATCCTCCCCTCACTTCTTGAAGGGGAGGAAAGAAAGCTCGAACTCTCTGCGTCTCATTCCTTCGTCGCCTCCTTCAAATACGCGATGAGATCCGCGCGATCCTG
The nucleotide sequence above comes from Hypericibacter terrae. Encoded proteins:
- the gltB gene encoding glutamate synthase large subunit; amino-acid sequence: MTDQTHSGEDFIERWRANAAHLAEQGLYDPAEEHDACGVGLIAAIDGKPRRAVVEAGIAALKSVWHRGAVDADGKTGDGAGIHLQIPQEFFKDHIRGSGNVVGPGRLGVGMVFLPRTDLGGQERCRVIVEREILGYGYTIYGWRQVPVNIEIIGEKANATRPEIEQILVCNNHGKDEEAFENDLYIIRRRIEKAALEESIKELYICSLSCRSVIYKGMFLAEQLTAFYPDLLDQRFVSNFAIYHQRYSTNTFPTWHLAQPFRVIAHNGEINTLKGNVNWMKAHETRMAAAAYGDHMPEIKPIIQPGGSDSACLDNVFEAMVGVGRTLPMVKCLLIPDSWAGRVTMPESHRDFYSYCNSVMEPWDGPAALCGVGGNWVVAAMDRNGLRPLRYALTEDGMLVAGSETGMVRLDESKIVRKGRLGPGQMIAIDLKAGKFYGHDEIIDKLVSGASFSEWVENISVIDDLLKAKPGNPAHFEKEELRRRQLSAGLSIEDLELVLHPMVEDAKEPVGSMGDDTPLAVLSERYRGLHHYFRQNFSQVTNPPIDSLRESRVMTLKTRLGNLGNILDQDESQCRLLQLESPVLLTAEFEAMRAYMGSSAVEVDCTFPVGAPGENNEHALRDALALIRRQAEDGVRGGAVHVILSDEKAGPGRVAIPMILATGAVHTHLHRQQLRTFTSLNVRSGQCIDVHHFAVLIGVGATTINAYLAEASIADRHRRGLFAGRSLEEGLARFKEAVDQGLLKVMSKMGIAVISSYRGGGNFEALGLSRTLVAEFFPDMPSRLSGIGLPGIQQKLMELHERAWREDVTALPVGGFYRYRRSGDAHAWEAGLIHTLQSAVASESYQTYKRYSEGVERLPPVALRDLLGFREGRTGISIDEVESITEIRKRFVTPGMSLGALSPEAHGTLNVAMNRIGAKSDSGEGGEDPERFRPRPNGDNFNSAIKQIASGRFGVTAEYLNNCREIEIKVAQGAKPGEGGQLPAFKVTVEIAKLRHATAGVSLISPPPHHDIYSIEDLAQLIYDLKQINPDAKVGVKLVARSGIGTIAAGVAKAKADVILISGHVGGTGASPLSSIKFAGVPWEMGLSETHQVLTLNRLRHRVKLRTDGGIKTGRDVVIAAMLGAEEFGIGTASLVAMGCIMVRQCHSNTCPVGVCTQDPALRAKFTGTAEKVVNLFSFIAEEVREILSSLGFRKLDEVIGRTDLLRQVSRGSAALDDLDFNPLLARADPGDYPRYCTLEGRNEVPDTLDKQMIADARALFDDGEKMQLQYNVRNTQRAIGTRFSSLVTRRFGMAGLKPGHVTVRLRGSAGQSLGAFAVQGLKLEVLGDANDYVGKGLSGATIVVRPLPSSPLVTNENAIIGNTVLYGATAGKLFAAGTAGERFAVRNSGAETVVEGCGSNGCEYMTGGTAVILGPVGDNFAAGMTGGMAFVYDPEAHLPSRINADSVLFQRLGSSYWEAHLKGLVEEHVRETQSRFAMSLLNDWHLERDGFWQVVPKEMVALLPHPLVDQAAAMRA
- a CDS encoding NAD(P)-dependent oxidoreductase, with product MTAKMLRFVTLGRSMPEKRGAEARREDFDEIYADFTPDKAADQASRCSQCGVPFCQVHCPVHNNIPDWLKLAAEGRLEEAYEISSSTNNFPEICGRICPQDRLCEGNCVIEQAGHGTVTIGAIEKFITDTAWEKGWVKPVRARRQRRQTVGIVGAGPAGLAAAEELRRQGYQVTIYDRYDRAGGLLIYGIPNFKLEKDVVQRRAALLVAEGVTFKLNFEVGRDASLEELRRRHDAILIACGVYKARDIQAPGVGLGQIVPALDYLTASNRTSLGDHVPAFAEGTLDARGKNVVVIGGGDTAMDCVRTAVRQGALSVKCLYRRDRANMPGSQREVAHAEEEGVEFVWLAQPEAFVGGAQNRVTGVRAQRIHLGIADATGRQQPRPIEGSHFQIPADLAIKALGFDPEDLPRAMGAPELEVTRWGSVKLDWKRMATNLDGVFAAGDVVRGASLVVWAIRDGRDAAAAIQRYLVAKETGLSATAAE
- a CDS encoding glutathione S-transferase family protein, producing the protein MLRLYDFLDSGNGYKVRLVLRTLGIPFELIECDILKGETRTPDFLKRNPNGRIPTLELEDGSFLAESNAIAWYLAEGTDLAPASRLDRARTLQWMFFEQYSHEPYVAVLRAWKHVGFGLTPDREQQVPEKLAKGNAALAVMEQHLARQPWFVGGRFGLADIALFAYTHVAHEGGFDMKPYPAIRNWIDRIAAMPRHVPITWKPAKVA